The Camelina sativa cultivar DH55 chromosome 14, Cs, whole genome shotgun sequence genome includes a window with the following:
- the LOC104742654 gene encoding cinnamoyl-CoA reductase 1-like, producing MSSEEEKTVCVTGASGYIASWIVKLLLLRGYTVKASVRDPNDPRKTEHLLALEGAEERLKLFKANLLEEGSFDSAIDGCEGVFHTASPFYHDVKDPQAELLDPAVKGTINVLSSCLKTSSVKRVVLTSSIAAVAFNGMPRTPETIVDESWFADPEYCRASKLWYVLSKTLAENAAWKFAEENELQLVSINPAMVIGPLLQPTLNTSAAAVLSLIKGAQTFPNATFGWVNVKDVANAHIQAFENPTANGRYCLVERVAHYSEVVNILNDLYPEFQLPEKCADEKIYIPTYKVSKEKAESLGVEFVPLEVSIKETVESLRDKGFIRL from the exons atgagcagcgaagaagagaagacagtTTGTGTGACAGGAGCTTCAGGTTACATTGCTTCATGGATTGTTAAGCTTCTCCTTCTCCGCGGCTACACCGTTAAAGCCTCTGTTCGTGATCCAA ATGATCCAAGGAAAACAGAGCACTTGCTTGCATTGGAAGGAGCAGAGGAAAGGCTTAAATTGTTCAAAGCAAACTTGTTAGAAGAAGGCTCTTTCGATTCAGCAATCGATGGTTGCGAAGGTGTTTTCCACACCGCATCACCATTCTACCACGACGTCAAGGACCctcag GCTGAGCTACTTGATCCAGCGGTGAAAGGAACAATCAATGTTCTAAGCTCATGTTTGAAGACTTCCTCTGTTAAGAGAGTTGTCTTAACCTCATCCATAGCAGCTGTTGCTTTCAATGGAATGCCTCGAACACCTGAGACCATAGTTGACGAATCTTGGTTCGCCGATCCTGAATATTGCAGAGCTTCCAAG CTATGGTATGTACTCTCGAAGACATTAGCTGAAAACGCAGCGTGGAAATTCGCGGAAGAGAACGAGTTACAGCTGGTTTCGATAAATCCAGCTATGGTGATTGGTCCTCTCTTACAGCCAACGCTAAACACTAGTGCTGCTGCAGTACTAAGCTTGATCAAAG GAGCACAGACGTTTCCTAATGCGACATTTGGTTGGGTTAACGTTAAAGATGTAGCGAACGCTCACATTCAAGCGTTTGAGAACCCAACTGCTAATGGAAGATACTGTTTAGTGGAGAGAGTTGCTCATTACTCTGAAGTTGTCAACATTTTGAATGATCTTTACCCTGAATTCCAACTCCCTGAGAA GTGTGCAgatgaaaagatatatattccAACATATAAAGTGTCTAAAGAGAAAGCAGAGTCACTTGGGGTTGAGTTTGTGCCATTGGAGGTTAGCATTAAAGAAACTGTAGAGAGTTTGAGAGACAAAGGGTTCATCAGACTCTAA